One genomic segment of Gossypium arboreum isolate Shixiya-1 chromosome 3, ASM2569848v2, whole genome shotgun sequence includes these proteins:
- the LOC108488657 gene encoding uncharacterized protein LOC108488657 isoform X1, giving the protein MPTANFVALQCCQCSTMQVKQRKKSSNKWTCVVCNQKQSVVKVFAQGPMAKDVRKFVQSFNMTRKFTDQNQLFDPTSEYDIDLEDDDGGDLENPKKRRTDWTEYLDSEDHHEHKLVLQEEEQGVDLEPEIVTELPAKEKFKRPKLRNSDTGEEGVGHQLYKPLLYKRNCRKATMLFSQGNSNNNNIDVKADRQQQADGDIGSKKRSDLTIRKVGKILESMRNSKPATSKGNSKWKDYITEEDEGDSLKQCCPRNSANYMDKWGNADDAVLKTDSIKYQIVEDDIHPDFM; this is encoded by the exons ATGCCAACCGCCAATTTTGTAGCTCTGCAATGCTGCCAATGCTCCACAATGCAG GTGAAACAAAGGAAGAAGAGCAGCAACAAATGGACGTGCGTGGTCTGCAATCAAAAGCAATCGGTGGTCAAGGTCTTTGCTCAAGGTCCCATGGCTAAAGACGTCCGCAAATTCGTCCAGTCTTTCAACATGACCCGAAAATTCACCGATCAAAACCAACTCTTCGATCCCACATCGGAATATGACATCGATTTGGAAGATGACGATGGTGGAGATCTGGAAAATCCGAAGAAAAGACGCACCGATTGGACCGAGTATCTCGACTCAGAGGATCATCATGAACACAAATTAGTTTTACAAGAAGAGGAACAAG GGGTCGATTTGGAACCAGAAATTGTGACAGAGTTGCCTGCAAAGGAGAAGTTCAAAAGACCCAAATTGAGGAACTCTGATACTGGGGAAGAAGGCGTTGGTCATCAGCTTTATAAACCACTTCTATACAAGAGAAATTGCAGAAAGGCTACTATGCTCTTTTCACAAGGTAATAGTAACAACAACAACATAG ATGTGAAGGCAGATAGGCAGCAACAAGCAGATGGAGACATAGGTTCAAAAAAACGAAGCGACTTGACAATAAGGAAAGTAGGGAAAATTTTGGAGTCAATGAGGAACTCTAAGCCAGCGACATCTAAAGGGAATTCAAAGTGGAAAGATTACATAACTGAAGAAGATGAGGGCGACAGCTTGAAACAGTGTTGTCCAAGAAACTCTGCAAATTATATGGACAAATGGGGGAATGCCGACGATGCAGTTTTGAAAACTGAttcaatcaaatatcaaataGTCGAAGATGATATCCATCCTGATTTCATGTGA
- the LOC108488117 gene encoding protein PIGMENT DEFECTIVE 338, chloroplastic isoform X2 yields MSRVSKTLLADREVTKENRTKQREKKSSRGASRIRRMQTLLQPCKSLSFLNFSSQYFAFNGAPKWQYSVKRTCNSITAAGTPKALSFPRKYTFLRSTQIVLCSQNDTFDEFSSTQLPERFENDSGIEENEELELLNKPSPAPVNNGFVSDVDKESEKPDKEEVLEPFLKFFRPSEPLQVEGRGELEDSEEKIDEVKKVGVEYYEPKPGDLVVGVVVSGNENKLDVNVGADMLGTMLTKDVLPLYDKEMDYLMCDLENKAEEFMFYGKMGIVKDDDAMSGGPGPGRPVVETGTVLFAEVLGRTLSGRPLLSTRQLFRRIAWHRVRQIKHLNEPIEVKFTEWNTGGLLTRIEGLRAFLPKAELMKRVNNFSELKGYVGRRMHVKVSRINEANNDLILSEREAWEMMHLRDGTLVEGTVVKILPYGAQVRIADSNRSGLLHISNMSKTRITSVAELLKEDEKVKVLVVKSLFPDKISLR; encoded by the exons ATGTCCCGAGTTTCCAAAACTTTGCTGGCAGATAGAGAAGTTACAAAAGAAAATCGAACAAAGCAGAGAGAGAAAAAGAGCTCACGAGGTGCAAGCAGGATAAGGAGGATGCAAACCCTGCTTCAACCCTGTAAGTCTTTATCCTTTCTCAATTTTTCGAGTCAATACTTTGCTTTTAATGGTGCCCCCAAATGGCAGTACTCTGTTAAAAGAACTTGTAACTCCATTACCGCTGCTGGGACACCAAAAGCTTTGTCTTTTCCGAGGAAATATACGTTTTTGAGAAGTACCCAGATTGTGCTTTGCTCTCAAAATGATACTTTTGATGAGTTTTCAAGCACCCAGTTGCCTGAAAGGTTTGAAAACGATAGTGGAATTGAAGAAAATGAGGAGCTTGAATTGCTTAATAAGCCTAGTCCAGCACCTGTGAATAATGGGTTTGTATCTGATGTTGATAAAGAGTCTGAAAAACCTGATAAAGAAGAGGTTTTGGAgccttttttgaaattttttaggcCTAGCGAACCATTGCAAGTAGAAGGGAGAGGTGAATTAGAAGATTCTGAGGAGAAAATTGATGAAGTGAAGAAGGTTGGTGTCGAGTACTATGAGCCAAAACCTGGTGACTTAGTGGTTGGTGTTGTTGTTTCTGGTAATGAGAATAAGCTTGATGTGAATGTTGGGGCTGACATGTTGGGTACAATGTTGACTAAAGATGTGTTGCCTTTGTATGATAAAGAGATGGATTATTTGATGTGTGATCTGGAAAATAAAGCTGAGGAATTTATGTTTTATGGGAAGATGGGAATTGTTAAGGATGATGATGCGATGAGTGGGGGGCCGGGTCCTGGAAGACCAGTGGTTGAGACTGGAACTGTGCTTTTTGCTGAGGTTCTTGGAAGAACACTTAGTGGTCGGCCTTTGCTCTCAACTAGACAGCTCTTCAGGAGGATTGCTTGGCATCGAGTGAGGCAG ATAAAACACCTGAATGAACCTATAGAGGTTAAATTTACAGAGTGGAATACAGGTGGCCTGCTGACAAGAATTGAG GGCTTGCGAGCTTTCCTTCCAAAAGCTGAGTTGATGAAGAGAGTAAATAACTTCTCTGAGTTGAAAGGATAT GTGGGCCGCAGAATGCATGTGAAAGTTAGTCGAATAAATGAGGCTAACAATGATTTAATATTGAGCGAGAGAGAAGCTTGG GAAATGATGCATCTTCGAGATGGAACACTTGTAGAAGGAACTGTTGTAAAAATTTTACCGTATGGAGCCCAAGTAAGAATAGCGGATTCCAATAGAAG TGGGTTGCTTCATATCTCAAATATGAGCAAAACTCGAATTACTTCTGTTGCTGAATTGCTTAAAGAGGATGAGAAGGTCAAGGTTCTTGTTGTGAAGTCACTCTTTCCTGACAAAATATCTCTCAGGTAA
- the LOC108488657 gene encoding uncharacterized protein LOC108488657 isoform X2, translating into MPTANFVALQCCQCSTMQVKQRKKSSNKWTCVVCNQKQSVVKVFAQGPMAKDVRKFVQSFNMTRKFTDQNQLFDPTSEYDIDLEDDDGGDLENPKKRRTDWTEYLDSEDHHEHKLVLQEEEQGVDLEPEIVTELPAKEKFKRPKLRNSDTGEEGVGHQLYKPLLYKRNCRKATMLFSQDVKADRQQQADGDIGSKKRSDLTIRKVGKILESMRNSKPATSKGNSKWKDYITEEDEGDSLKQCCPRNSANYMDKWGNADDAVLKTDSIKYQIVEDDIHPDFM; encoded by the exons ATGCCAACCGCCAATTTTGTAGCTCTGCAATGCTGCCAATGCTCCACAATGCAG GTGAAACAAAGGAAGAAGAGCAGCAACAAATGGACGTGCGTGGTCTGCAATCAAAAGCAATCGGTGGTCAAGGTCTTTGCTCAAGGTCCCATGGCTAAAGACGTCCGCAAATTCGTCCAGTCTTTCAACATGACCCGAAAATTCACCGATCAAAACCAACTCTTCGATCCCACATCGGAATATGACATCGATTTGGAAGATGACGATGGTGGAGATCTGGAAAATCCGAAGAAAAGACGCACCGATTGGACCGAGTATCTCGACTCAGAGGATCATCATGAACACAAATTAGTTTTACAAGAAGAGGAACAAG GGGTCGATTTGGAACCAGAAATTGTGACAGAGTTGCCTGCAAAGGAGAAGTTCAAAAGACCCAAATTGAGGAACTCTGATACTGGGGAAGAAGGCGTTGGTCATCAGCTTTATAAACCACTTCTATACAAGAGAAATTGCAGAAAGGCTACTATGCTCTTTTCACAAG ATGTGAAGGCAGATAGGCAGCAACAAGCAGATGGAGACATAGGTTCAAAAAAACGAAGCGACTTGACAATAAGGAAAGTAGGGAAAATTTTGGAGTCAATGAGGAACTCTAAGCCAGCGACATCTAAAGGGAATTCAAAGTGGAAAGATTACATAACTGAAGAAGATGAGGGCGACAGCTTGAAACAGTGTTGTCCAAGAAACTCTGCAAATTATATGGACAAATGGGGGAATGCCGACGATGCAGTTTTGAAAACTGAttcaatcaaatatcaaataGTCGAAGATGATATCCATCCTGATTTCATGTGA
- the LOC108488117 gene encoding protein PIGMENT DEFECTIVE 338, chloroplastic isoform X1, which produces MSRVSKTLLADREVTKENRTKQREKKSSRGASRIRRMQTLLQPCKSLSFLNFSSQYFAFNGAPKWQYSVKRTCNSITAAGTPKALSFPRKYTFLRSTQIVLCSQNDTFDEFSSTQLPERFENDSGIEENEELELLNKPSPAPVNNGFVSDVDKESEKPDKEEVLEPFLKFFRPSEPLQVEGRGELEDSEEKIDEVKKVGVEYYEPKPGDLVVGVVVSGNENKLDVNVGADMLGTMLTKDVLPLYDKEMDYLMCDLENKAEEFMFYGKMGIVKDDDAMSGGPGPGRPVVETGTVLFAEVLGRTLSGRPLLSTRQLFRRIAWHRVRQIKHLNEPIEVKFTEWNTGGLLTRIEGLRAFLPKAELMKRVNNFSELKGYVGRRMHVKVSRINEANNDLILSEREAWEMMHLRDGTLVEGTVVKILPYGAQVRIADSNRSGLLHISNMSKTRITSVAELLKEDEKVKVLVVKSLFPDKISLSTAELESEPGLFILNKERVFSEAEEMAKKYRQSLPAVYAPRNTEPLPADALSFENEESLYANWKWFKFERENESS; this is translated from the exons ATGTCCCGAGTTTCCAAAACTTTGCTGGCAGATAGAGAAGTTACAAAAGAAAATCGAACAAAGCAGAGAGAGAAAAAGAGCTCACGAGGTGCAAGCAGGATAAGGAGGATGCAAACCCTGCTTCAACCCTGTAAGTCTTTATCCTTTCTCAATTTTTCGAGTCAATACTTTGCTTTTAATGGTGCCCCCAAATGGCAGTACTCTGTTAAAAGAACTTGTAACTCCATTACCGCTGCTGGGACACCAAAAGCTTTGTCTTTTCCGAGGAAATATACGTTTTTGAGAAGTACCCAGATTGTGCTTTGCTCTCAAAATGATACTTTTGATGAGTTTTCAAGCACCCAGTTGCCTGAAAGGTTTGAAAACGATAGTGGAATTGAAGAAAATGAGGAGCTTGAATTGCTTAATAAGCCTAGTCCAGCACCTGTGAATAATGGGTTTGTATCTGATGTTGATAAAGAGTCTGAAAAACCTGATAAAGAAGAGGTTTTGGAgccttttttgaaattttttaggcCTAGCGAACCATTGCAAGTAGAAGGGAGAGGTGAATTAGAAGATTCTGAGGAGAAAATTGATGAAGTGAAGAAGGTTGGTGTCGAGTACTATGAGCCAAAACCTGGTGACTTAGTGGTTGGTGTTGTTGTTTCTGGTAATGAGAATAAGCTTGATGTGAATGTTGGGGCTGACATGTTGGGTACAATGTTGACTAAAGATGTGTTGCCTTTGTATGATAAAGAGATGGATTATTTGATGTGTGATCTGGAAAATAAAGCTGAGGAATTTATGTTTTATGGGAAGATGGGAATTGTTAAGGATGATGATGCGATGAGTGGGGGGCCGGGTCCTGGAAGACCAGTGGTTGAGACTGGAACTGTGCTTTTTGCTGAGGTTCTTGGAAGAACACTTAGTGGTCGGCCTTTGCTCTCAACTAGACAGCTCTTCAGGAGGATTGCTTGGCATCGAGTGAGGCAG ATAAAACACCTGAATGAACCTATAGAGGTTAAATTTACAGAGTGGAATACAGGTGGCCTGCTGACAAGAATTGAG GGCTTGCGAGCTTTCCTTCCAAAAGCTGAGTTGATGAAGAGAGTAAATAACTTCTCTGAGTTGAAAGGATAT GTGGGCCGCAGAATGCATGTGAAAGTTAGTCGAATAAATGAGGCTAACAATGATTTAATATTGAGCGAGAGAGAAGCTTGG GAAATGATGCATCTTCGAGATGGAACACTTGTAGAAGGAACTGTTGTAAAAATTTTACCGTATGGAGCCCAAGTAAGAATAGCGGATTCCAATAGAAG TGGGTTGCTTCATATCTCAAATATGAGCAAAACTCGAATTACTTCTGTTGCTGAATTGCTTAAAGAGGATGAGAAGGTCAAGGTTCTTGTTGTGAAGTCACTCTTTCCTGACAAAATATCTCTCAG TACTGCTGAACTTGAAAGTGAACCTGGCCTCTTTATATTAAACAAAGAG AGGGTATTTTCTGAGGCTGAAGAGATGGCAAAGAAGTACAGGCAAAGTCTACCTGCAGTTTATGCACCCCGGAATACCGAACCTCTTCCAGCTGATGCTTTATCTTTTGAGAACGAAGAAAGTCTGTATGCAAATTGGAAGTGGTTCAAATTTGAAAGAGAGAATGAATCAAGTTGA